Proteins encoded by one window of Vidua chalybeata isolate OUT-0048 chromosome 10, bVidCha1 merged haplotype, whole genome shotgun sequence:
- the COPB2 gene encoding coatomer subunit beta' isoform X3 — MLASLYNGSVCVWNHETQTLVKNFEVCDLPVRAAKFVARKNWVVTGADDMQIRVFNYNTLERVHMFEAHSDYIRCIAVHPTQPFILTSSDDMLIKLWDWDKKWSCSQVFEGHTHYVMQIVINPKDNNQFASASLDRTIKVWQLGSSSPNFTLEGHEKGVNCIDYYSGGDKPYLISGADDRLVKIWDYQNKTCVQTLEGHAQNVSCVSFHPELPIIITGSEDGTVRIWHSSTYRLESTLNYGMERVWCVASLRGSNNVALGYDEGSIIVKLGREEPAMSMDANGKIIWAKHSEVQQANLKAMGDAEIKDGERLPLAVKDMGSCEIYPQTIQHNPNGRFVVVCGDGEYIIYTAMALRNKSFGSAQEFVWAHDSSEYAIRESNSVVKIFKNFKEKKSFKPDFGAEGIYGGFLLGVRSVNGLAFYDWENTELIRRIEIQPKHIFWSDSGELVCIATEESFFILKYLSEKVAAAQETHEGVTEDGIEDAFEVLGEIQEIVKTGLWVGDCFIYTSSVNRLNYYVGGEIVTIAHLDRTMYLLGYIPKDNRLYLGDKELNIVSYSLLVSVLEYQTAVMRRDFGMADKVLPTIPKEQRTRVAHFLEKQGFKQQALAVSTDPEHRFELALQLGELKIAYQLAMEAESEQKWKQLAELAISKCQFGLAQECLHHAQDYGGLLLLATASGNASMVNKLAEGAEKDGKNNVAFMSYFLQGKLDSCLELLIKTGRLPEAAFLARTYLPSQVSRVVKLWRENLSKVNQKAAESLADPTEYENLFPGLKEAFVAEEYVKQSLADLRPAREYPLVTPNEERNLLEEAKGFEPSGIMTSQKKAEEPVPSPKQEVMKTVVQNSDNLPARDQKTLLDLEDDLDNLDLEDIDTTDINLDEEILDE; from the exons ATGCTGGCCAGCCTCTACAACGGCAGTGTCTGTGTTTGGAACCACGAGACACAG actcTGGTGAAGAATTTTGAAGTGTGTGACCTGCCAGTGAGAGCTGCCAAGTTCGTGGCAAGGAAGAACTGGGTTGTTACTGGAGCT gaTGACATGCAGATCAGAGTTTTTAATTACAACACCCTGGAAAGAGTTCACATGTTTGAGGCCCATTCTGACTACATCCGGTGCATTGCAGTGCACCCCACGCAGCCCTTCATCCTCACAAGCAGTG ATGACATGCTGATCAAACTCTGGGACTGGGATAAGAAATGGTCTTGTTCTCAGGTGTTTGAAGGACACACCCATTACGTCATGCAGATTGTCATAAACCCAAAAGACAATAACCAGTTTGCCAGTGCTTCTTTGGATAGGACAATTAAG GTGTGGCAGCTTGGATCATCCTCTCCCAACTTCACCTTGGAAGGCCACGAGAAAGGAGTGAACTGCATTGACTATTACAGTGGTGGGGACAAGCCATACCTCATTTCTGGGGCAGATGACCGCCTGGTGAAGATCTGGGACTACCAG aataaaacTTGTGTTCAGACACTGGAGGGCCACGCTCAGAATGTGTCATGTGTCAGCTTCCATCCGGAGCTGCCCATCATCATCACTGGCTCTGAAGATG GTACGGTGCGGATCTGGCACTCCAGCACTTACCGCCTGGAGAGCACCCTGAACTATGGCATGGAGAGGGTGTGGTGTGTGGCCAGCCTGAGGGGCTCCAACAACGTGGCTTTGGGGTATGATGAAGGCAGCATCATTGTTAAG CTTGGACGTGAAGAACCTGCCATGTCCATGGatgcaaatggaaaaattatttgggCTAAACATTCTGAAGTCCAACAGGCTAACTTGAAAGCAATGGGAGACGCTGAAATCAAAGATGGAGAGAGGTTGCCACTGGCTGTGAAGGATATGGGCAGCTGTGAAATCTATCCTCAGACAATCCAGCACAACCCTAATGGACG GTTCGTGGTGGTATGTGGTGATGGTGAATACATCATCTATACAGCCATGGCTCTGAGGAACAAGAGCTTTGGTTCAGCACAGGAGTTTGTGTGGGCACATGACTCTTCAGA GTATGCAATCAGGGAGAGCAACAGTGTtgtaaagatatttaaaaatttcaaagagAAGAAGTCGTTCAAGCCTGATTTTGGAGCAGAAG gcATTTATGGTGGCTTTCTGCTGGGAGTCAGATCTGTTAATGGCCTGGCATTCTATGACTGGGAGAACACAGAGCTGATTCGCAGGATTGAAATCCAGCCCAAACAT ATTTTCTGGTCTGACTCGGGTGAGCTCGTGTGCATTGCTACAGAAGAGTCATTCTTCATTCTCAAGTACTTGTCAGAAAAAGTGGCAGCAGCCCAAGAAACACATGAAGGTGTCACTGAAGATGGAATTGAAGATGCCTTTGAG GTTCTTGGTGAGATCCAGGAGATTGTGAAAACAGGTCTGTGGGTCGGTGACTGCTTTATTTACACCAGTTCTGTGAACAGACTCAACTACTACGTTGGAGGAGAGATTGTCACCATTGCCCACCTGGACAG aacaATGTATCTCCTGGGGTACATCCCCAAGGACAACAGGCTGTATTTGGGCGATAAAGAGCTAAACATTGTTAGTTACTCTCTGCTGGTCTCAGTGCTCGAATATCAAACTGCTGTGATGAGGAGGGATTTCGGCATGGCTGACAAAGTTCTTCCCACAATCCCAAAAGAACAGAGAACCAGGGTCGCacattttcttgaaaaacag ggCTTCAAACAACAAGCTCTTGCAGTATCTACAGACCCAGAGCATCGTTTTGAACTTGCTCTTCAACTTGGAGAATTAAAAATAGCCTATCAGCTTGCAATGGAAGCAGAG TCAGAACAGAAGTGGAAGCAGCTTGCAGAGCTTGCCATCAGTAAATGCCAGTTTGGCTTAGCCCAGGAGTGTCTCCACCATGCCCAAGACTACggagggctgctgctcctggccacaGCTTCAGGGAACGCCAGCATGGTGAACAAGTTGGCCGAAGGTGCAGAAAAGGATGGCAAGAATAATGTGGCATTTATGAGCTACTTCCTGCAGGGAAA GCTTGATTCATGTTTGGAACTCCTGATCAAAACTGGGCGTCTCCCTGAAGCTGCTTTCCTTGCACGGACGTATTTGCCAAGCCAAGTTTCAAG GGTTGTTAAACTCTGGCGGGAGAACCTCTCTAAAGTCAATCAAAAGGCTGCTGAGTCCCTTGCTGATCCTACAGAATATGAAAATCTTTTCCCTGGATTAAAGGAGGCTTTTGTTGCTGAAGAGTATGTTAAGCAAAGTCTTGCTGACTTGAGGCCGGCCAGGGAATATCCCCTTGTCACT ccaaatgaagaaagaaacttACTTGAAGAAGCAAAAGGATTTGAGCCCTCTGGAATAATGACATCTCAG AAGAAGGCTGAAGAACCAGTTCCCTCTCCTAAACAAGAAGTGATGAAGACAGTTGTGCAGAATTCTGATAACCTTCCAGCAAGAGATCAAAAG ACACTGCTGGACTTGGAAGATGACTTAGATAACTTGGATCTGGAGGATATTGATACCACAGATATCAATCTGGATGAAGAGATCTTAGATGAGTGA
- the MRPS22 gene encoding 28S ribosomal protein S22, mitochondrial isoform X2 — protein sequence MTGLDLHKVFRPVKKGLKPPHYKLMTEAQLEEATRKAIEEAKTKLIMPPVLNEREPIDDVLAEDKVLEGTETAKYVFTDLSYSIPHRERFIVVREPNGVLRKATWEERDRMIQIFFPKEGRRVIPPTLFKDENLGTVFQQDRHEDVLNMCIAQFEPDSPDYIRVHHRTYEDIEKHGKYDLLRSTRHFGGMVWYLLSRKKTDGLLIDMINRDLLDDATSLITLYHMLHPECQSAKEAKEQKLEGVDLIKVFVKTESQREGYIQLALQAYEEAMATSSAS from the exons ATGACGGGACTCGACCTGCACAAGGTGTTCCGGCCTGTGAAAAAGGGCCTCAAGCCGCCCCACTACAAGCTGATGACCGAAGCTCAGCTGGAAGAG GCCACAAGAAAAGCCATTGAGGAAGCTAAAACAAAACTAATCATGCCCCCTGTTTTGAATGAACGAGAGCCAATTGATGATGTCTTAGCAGAAGACAAAGTCCTTGAAGGAACTGAAACTGCAAAATATGTCTTTACAGATTTAAGTTACTCCATTCCACATCGT GAACGTTTCATTGTAGTTAGAGAACCAAACGGGGTGTTACGCAAAGCTACGTGGGAGGAACGAGACAGGATGATCCAGATATTCTTCCCAAAGGAAGGGCGCAGGGTGATTCCCCCAACATTATTCAAGGATGAGAACCTTGGG ACTGTATTTCAGCAAGACCGTCACGAAGATGTCCTGAACATGTGCATTGCTCAGTTTGAGCCAGATTCACCTGACTATATCAGA GTTCACCACCGCACCTATGAGGACATCGAGAAACACGGCAAGTACGACCTGCTGCGCTCAACCAGGCACTTCGGGGGCATGGTGTGGTACCTGCTCAGCAGGAAGAAGACAGATGGCTTACTCATAGACATGATCAACAGAGACCT GCTGGATGATGCTACAAGTTTAATTACACTGTATCATATGCTTCACCCTGAATGTCAGTCAGCAAAGGAAGCTAAGGAACAGAAACTTGAAGGAGTTGATCTGATCAAG GTATTTGTGAAAACTGAATCCCAGAGAGAAGGTTATATCCAGCTGGCCCTGCAGGCTTATGAAGAAGCAATGGCTACTTCTTCAGCTTCATGA
- the COPB2 gene encoding coatomer subunit beta' isoform X2 — MPLRLDIKRKLTARSDRVKSVDLHPTEPWMLASLYNGSVCVWNHETQTLVKNFEVCDLPVRAAKFVARKNWVVTGADDMQIRVFNYNTLERVHMFEAHSDYIRCIAVHPTQPFILTSSDDMLIKLWDWDKKWSCSQVFEGHTHYVMQIVINPKDNNQFASASLDRTIKVWQLGSSSPNFTLEGHEKGVNCIDYYSGGDKPYLISGADDRLVKIWDYQNKTCVQTLEGHAQNVSCVSFHPELPIIITGSEDGTVRIWHSSTYRLESTLNYGMERVWCVASLRGSNNVALGYDEGSIIVKLGREEPAMSMDANGKIIWAKHSEVQQANLKAMGDAEIKDGERLPLAVKDMGSCEIYPQTIQHNPNGRFVVVCGDGEYIIYTAMALRNKSFGSAQEFVWAHDSSEYAIRESNSVVKIFKNFKEKKSFKPDFGAEGIYGGFLLGVRSVNGLAFYDWENTELIRRIEIQPKHIFWSDSGELVCIATEESFFILKYLSEKVAAAQETHEGVTEDGIEDAFEVLGEIQEIVKTGLWVGDCFIYTSSVNRLNYYVGGEIVTIAHLDRTMYLLGYIPKDNRLYLGDKELNIVSYSLLVSVLEYQTAVMRRDFGMADKVLPTIPKEQRTRVAHFLEKQGFKQQALAVSTDPEHRFELALQLGELKIAYQLAMEAESEQKWKQLAELAISKCQFGLAQECLHHAQDYGGLLLLATASGNASMVNKLAEGAEKDGKNNVAFMSYFLQGKLDSCLELLIKTGRLPEAAFLARTYLPSQVSRVVKLWRENLSKVNQKAAESLADPTEYENLFPGLKEAFVAEEYVKQSLADLRPAREYPLVTPNEERNLLEEAKGFEPSGIMTSQKAEEPVPSPKQEVMKTVVQNSDNLPARDQKTLLDLEDDLDNLDLEDIDTTDINLDEEILDE; from the exons ATG CCTCTGCGACTGGACATCAAGCGGAAGCTGACCGCCCGCTCTGACCGGGTGAAGAGTGTGGACCTGCATCCCACGGAGCCATGGATGCTGGCCAGCCTCTACAACGGCAGTGTCTGTGTTTGGAACCACGAGACACAG actcTGGTGAAGAATTTTGAAGTGTGTGACCTGCCAGTGAGAGCTGCCAAGTTCGTGGCAAGGAAGAACTGGGTTGTTACTGGAGCT gaTGACATGCAGATCAGAGTTTTTAATTACAACACCCTGGAAAGAGTTCACATGTTTGAGGCCCATTCTGACTACATCCGGTGCATTGCAGTGCACCCCACGCAGCCCTTCATCCTCACAAGCAGTG ATGACATGCTGATCAAACTCTGGGACTGGGATAAGAAATGGTCTTGTTCTCAGGTGTTTGAAGGACACACCCATTACGTCATGCAGATTGTCATAAACCCAAAAGACAATAACCAGTTTGCCAGTGCTTCTTTGGATAGGACAATTAAG GTGTGGCAGCTTGGATCATCCTCTCCCAACTTCACCTTGGAAGGCCACGAGAAAGGAGTGAACTGCATTGACTATTACAGTGGTGGGGACAAGCCATACCTCATTTCTGGGGCAGATGACCGCCTGGTGAAGATCTGGGACTACCAG aataaaacTTGTGTTCAGACACTGGAGGGCCACGCTCAGAATGTGTCATGTGTCAGCTTCCATCCGGAGCTGCCCATCATCATCACTGGCTCTGAAGATG GTACGGTGCGGATCTGGCACTCCAGCACTTACCGCCTGGAGAGCACCCTGAACTATGGCATGGAGAGGGTGTGGTGTGTGGCCAGCCTGAGGGGCTCCAACAACGTGGCTTTGGGGTATGATGAAGGCAGCATCATTGTTAAG CTTGGACGTGAAGAACCTGCCATGTCCATGGatgcaaatggaaaaattatttgggCTAAACATTCTGAAGTCCAACAGGCTAACTTGAAAGCAATGGGAGACGCTGAAATCAAAGATGGAGAGAGGTTGCCACTGGCTGTGAAGGATATGGGCAGCTGTGAAATCTATCCTCAGACAATCCAGCACAACCCTAATGGACG GTTCGTGGTGGTATGTGGTGATGGTGAATACATCATCTATACAGCCATGGCTCTGAGGAACAAGAGCTTTGGTTCAGCACAGGAGTTTGTGTGGGCACATGACTCTTCAGA GTATGCAATCAGGGAGAGCAACAGTGTtgtaaagatatttaaaaatttcaaagagAAGAAGTCGTTCAAGCCTGATTTTGGAGCAGAAG gcATTTATGGTGGCTTTCTGCTGGGAGTCAGATCTGTTAATGGCCTGGCATTCTATGACTGGGAGAACACAGAGCTGATTCGCAGGATTGAAATCCAGCCCAAACAT ATTTTCTGGTCTGACTCGGGTGAGCTCGTGTGCATTGCTACAGAAGAGTCATTCTTCATTCTCAAGTACTTGTCAGAAAAAGTGGCAGCAGCCCAAGAAACACATGAAGGTGTCACTGAAGATGGAATTGAAGATGCCTTTGAG GTTCTTGGTGAGATCCAGGAGATTGTGAAAACAGGTCTGTGGGTCGGTGACTGCTTTATTTACACCAGTTCTGTGAACAGACTCAACTACTACGTTGGAGGAGAGATTGTCACCATTGCCCACCTGGACAG aacaATGTATCTCCTGGGGTACATCCCCAAGGACAACAGGCTGTATTTGGGCGATAAAGAGCTAAACATTGTTAGTTACTCTCTGCTGGTCTCAGTGCTCGAATATCAAACTGCTGTGATGAGGAGGGATTTCGGCATGGCTGACAAAGTTCTTCCCACAATCCCAAAAGAACAGAGAACCAGGGTCGCacattttcttgaaaaacag ggCTTCAAACAACAAGCTCTTGCAGTATCTACAGACCCAGAGCATCGTTTTGAACTTGCTCTTCAACTTGGAGAATTAAAAATAGCCTATCAGCTTGCAATGGAAGCAGAG TCAGAACAGAAGTGGAAGCAGCTTGCAGAGCTTGCCATCAGTAAATGCCAGTTTGGCTTAGCCCAGGAGTGTCTCCACCATGCCCAAGACTACggagggctgctgctcctggccacaGCTTCAGGGAACGCCAGCATGGTGAACAAGTTGGCCGAAGGTGCAGAAAAGGATGGCAAGAATAATGTGGCATTTATGAGCTACTTCCTGCAGGGAAA GCTTGATTCATGTTTGGAACTCCTGATCAAAACTGGGCGTCTCCCTGAAGCTGCTTTCCTTGCACGGACGTATTTGCCAAGCCAAGTTTCAAG GGTTGTTAAACTCTGGCGGGAGAACCTCTCTAAAGTCAATCAAAAGGCTGCTGAGTCCCTTGCTGATCCTACAGAATATGAAAATCTTTTCCCTGGATTAAAGGAGGCTTTTGTTGCTGAAGAGTATGTTAAGCAAAGTCTTGCTGACTTGAGGCCGGCCAGGGAATATCCCCTTGTCACT ccaaatgaagaaagaaacttACTTGAAGAAGCAAAAGGATTTGAGCCCTCTGGAATAATGACATCTCAG AAGGCTGAAGAACCAGTTCCCTCTCCTAAACAAGAAGTGATGAAGACAGTTGTGCAGAATTCTGATAACCTTCCAGCAAGAGATCAAAAG ACACTGCTGGACTTGGAAGATGACTTAGATAACTTGGATCTGGAGGATATTGATACCACAGATATCAATCTGGATGAAGAGATCTTAGATGAGTGA
- the MRPS22 gene encoding 28S ribosomal protein S22, mitochondrial isoform X1 yields MAALGARGSAALPARLRALWALPARRALAADAGEGKAAQPKPAFTDEAVQTLLYKMTGLDLHKVFRPVKKGLKPPHYKLMTEAQLEEATRKAIEEAKTKLIMPPVLNEREPIDDVLAEDKVLEGTETAKYVFTDLSYSIPHRERFIVVREPNGVLRKATWEERDRMIQIFFPKEGRRVIPPTLFKDENLGTVFQQDRHEDVLNMCIAQFEPDSPDYIRVHHRTYEDIEKHGKYDLLRSTRHFGGMVWYLLSRKKTDGLLIDMINRDLLDDATSLITLYHMLHPECQSAKEAKEQKLEGVDLIKVFVKTESQREGYIQLALQAYEEAMATSSAS; encoded by the exons ATGGCGGCGCTgggggcgcggggctcggcggcgcTCCCGGCGCGGCTGCGGGCGCTGTGGGCGCTCCCCGCGCGGCGGGCGCTGGCGGCGGATGCGGGCG AGGGAAAGGCCGCCCAGCCCAAGCCCGCCTTCACGGACGAAGCGGTTCAGACACTGCTTTACAAAATGACGGGACTCGACCTGCACAAGGTGTTCCGGCCTGTGAAAAAGGGCCTCAAGCCGCCCCACTACAAGCTGATGACCGAAGCTCAGCTGGAAGAG GCCACAAGAAAAGCCATTGAGGAAGCTAAAACAAAACTAATCATGCCCCCTGTTTTGAATGAACGAGAGCCAATTGATGATGTCTTAGCAGAAGACAAAGTCCTTGAAGGAACTGAAACTGCAAAATATGTCTTTACAGATTTAAGTTACTCCATTCCACATCGT GAACGTTTCATTGTAGTTAGAGAACCAAACGGGGTGTTACGCAAAGCTACGTGGGAGGAACGAGACAGGATGATCCAGATATTCTTCCCAAAGGAAGGGCGCAGGGTGATTCCCCCAACATTATTCAAGGATGAGAACCTTGGG ACTGTATTTCAGCAAGACCGTCACGAAGATGTCCTGAACATGTGCATTGCTCAGTTTGAGCCAGATTCACCTGACTATATCAGA GTTCACCACCGCACCTATGAGGACATCGAGAAACACGGCAAGTACGACCTGCTGCGCTCAACCAGGCACTTCGGGGGCATGGTGTGGTACCTGCTCAGCAGGAAGAAGACAGATGGCTTACTCATAGACATGATCAACAGAGACCT GCTGGATGATGCTACAAGTTTAATTACACTGTATCATATGCTTCACCCTGAATGTCAGTCAGCAAAGGAAGCTAAGGAACAGAAACTTGAAGGAGTTGATCTGATCAAG GTATTTGTGAAAACTGAATCCCAGAGAGAAGGTTATATCCAGCTGGCCCTGCAGGCTTATGAAGAAGCAATGGCTACTTCTTCAGCTTCATGA
- the COPB2 gene encoding coatomer subunit beta' isoform X1, whose translation MPLRLDIKRKLTARSDRVKSVDLHPTEPWMLASLYNGSVCVWNHETQTLVKNFEVCDLPVRAAKFVARKNWVVTGADDMQIRVFNYNTLERVHMFEAHSDYIRCIAVHPTQPFILTSSDDMLIKLWDWDKKWSCSQVFEGHTHYVMQIVINPKDNNQFASASLDRTIKVWQLGSSSPNFTLEGHEKGVNCIDYYSGGDKPYLISGADDRLVKIWDYQNKTCVQTLEGHAQNVSCVSFHPELPIIITGSEDGTVRIWHSSTYRLESTLNYGMERVWCVASLRGSNNVALGYDEGSIIVKLGREEPAMSMDANGKIIWAKHSEVQQANLKAMGDAEIKDGERLPLAVKDMGSCEIYPQTIQHNPNGRFVVVCGDGEYIIYTAMALRNKSFGSAQEFVWAHDSSEYAIRESNSVVKIFKNFKEKKSFKPDFGAEGIYGGFLLGVRSVNGLAFYDWENTELIRRIEIQPKHIFWSDSGELVCIATEESFFILKYLSEKVAAAQETHEGVTEDGIEDAFEVLGEIQEIVKTGLWVGDCFIYTSSVNRLNYYVGGEIVTIAHLDRTMYLLGYIPKDNRLYLGDKELNIVSYSLLVSVLEYQTAVMRRDFGMADKVLPTIPKEQRTRVAHFLEKQGFKQQALAVSTDPEHRFELALQLGELKIAYQLAMEAESEQKWKQLAELAISKCQFGLAQECLHHAQDYGGLLLLATASGNASMVNKLAEGAEKDGKNNVAFMSYFLQGKLDSCLELLIKTGRLPEAAFLARTYLPSQVSRVVKLWRENLSKVNQKAAESLADPTEYENLFPGLKEAFVAEEYVKQSLADLRPAREYPLVTPNEERNLLEEAKGFEPSGIMTSQKKAEEPVPSPKQEVMKTVVQNSDNLPARDQKTLLDLEDDLDNLDLEDIDTTDINLDEEILDE comes from the exons ATG CCTCTGCGACTGGACATCAAGCGGAAGCTGACCGCCCGCTCTGACCGGGTGAAGAGTGTGGACCTGCATCCCACGGAGCCATGGATGCTGGCCAGCCTCTACAACGGCAGTGTCTGTGTTTGGAACCACGAGACACAG actcTGGTGAAGAATTTTGAAGTGTGTGACCTGCCAGTGAGAGCTGCCAAGTTCGTGGCAAGGAAGAACTGGGTTGTTACTGGAGCT gaTGACATGCAGATCAGAGTTTTTAATTACAACACCCTGGAAAGAGTTCACATGTTTGAGGCCCATTCTGACTACATCCGGTGCATTGCAGTGCACCCCACGCAGCCCTTCATCCTCACAAGCAGTG ATGACATGCTGATCAAACTCTGGGACTGGGATAAGAAATGGTCTTGTTCTCAGGTGTTTGAAGGACACACCCATTACGTCATGCAGATTGTCATAAACCCAAAAGACAATAACCAGTTTGCCAGTGCTTCTTTGGATAGGACAATTAAG GTGTGGCAGCTTGGATCATCCTCTCCCAACTTCACCTTGGAAGGCCACGAGAAAGGAGTGAACTGCATTGACTATTACAGTGGTGGGGACAAGCCATACCTCATTTCTGGGGCAGATGACCGCCTGGTGAAGATCTGGGACTACCAG aataaaacTTGTGTTCAGACACTGGAGGGCCACGCTCAGAATGTGTCATGTGTCAGCTTCCATCCGGAGCTGCCCATCATCATCACTGGCTCTGAAGATG GTACGGTGCGGATCTGGCACTCCAGCACTTACCGCCTGGAGAGCACCCTGAACTATGGCATGGAGAGGGTGTGGTGTGTGGCCAGCCTGAGGGGCTCCAACAACGTGGCTTTGGGGTATGATGAAGGCAGCATCATTGTTAAG CTTGGACGTGAAGAACCTGCCATGTCCATGGatgcaaatggaaaaattatttgggCTAAACATTCTGAAGTCCAACAGGCTAACTTGAAAGCAATGGGAGACGCTGAAATCAAAGATGGAGAGAGGTTGCCACTGGCTGTGAAGGATATGGGCAGCTGTGAAATCTATCCTCAGACAATCCAGCACAACCCTAATGGACG GTTCGTGGTGGTATGTGGTGATGGTGAATACATCATCTATACAGCCATGGCTCTGAGGAACAAGAGCTTTGGTTCAGCACAGGAGTTTGTGTGGGCACATGACTCTTCAGA GTATGCAATCAGGGAGAGCAACAGTGTtgtaaagatatttaaaaatttcaaagagAAGAAGTCGTTCAAGCCTGATTTTGGAGCAGAAG gcATTTATGGTGGCTTTCTGCTGGGAGTCAGATCTGTTAATGGCCTGGCATTCTATGACTGGGAGAACACAGAGCTGATTCGCAGGATTGAAATCCAGCCCAAACAT ATTTTCTGGTCTGACTCGGGTGAGCTCGTGTGCATTGCTACAGAAGAGTCATTCTTCATTCTCAAGTACTTGTCAGAAAAAGTGGCAGCAGCCCAAGAAACACATGAAGGTGTCACTGAAGATGGAATTGAAGATGCCTTTGAG GTTCTTGGTGAGATCCAGGAGATTGTGAAAACAGGTCTGTGGGTCGGTGACTGCTTTATTTACACCAGTTCTGTGAACAGACTCAACTACTACGTTGGAGGAGAGATTGTCACCATTGCCCACCTGGACAG aacaATGTATCTCCTGGGGTACATCCCCAAGGACAACAGGCTGTATTTGGGCGATAAAGAGCTAAACATTGTTAGTTACTCTCTGCTGGTCTCAGTGCTCGAATATCAAACTGCTGTGATGAGGAGGGATTTCGGCATGGCTGACAAAGTTCTTCCCACAATCCCAAAAGAACAGAGAACCAGGGTCGCacattttcttgaaaaacag ggCTTCAAACAACAAGCTCTTGCAGTATCTACAGACCCAGAGCATCGTTTTGAACTTGCTCTTCAACTTGGAGAATTAAAAATAGCCTATCAGCTTGCAATGGAAGCAGAG TCAGAACAGAAGTGGAAGCAGCTTGCAGAGCTTGCCATCAGTAAATGCCAGTTTGGCTTAGCCCAGGAGTGTCTCCACCATGCCCAAGACTACggagggctgctgctcctggccacaGCTTCAGGGAACGCCAGCATGGTGAACAAGTTGGCCGAAGGTGCAGAAAAGGATGGCAAGAATAATGTGGCATTTATGAGCTACTTCCTGCAGGGAAA GCTTGATTCATGTTTGGAACTCCTGATCAAAACTGGGCGTCTCCCTGAAGCTGCTTTCCTTGCACGGACGTATTTGCCAAGCCAAGTTTCAAG GGTTGTTAAACTCTGGCGGGAGAACCTCTCTAAAGTCAATCAAAAGGCTGCTGAGTCCCTTGCTGATCCTACAGAATATGAAAATCTTTTCCCTGGATTAAAGGAGGCTTTTGTTGCTGAAGAGTATGTTAAGCAAAGTCTTGCTGACTTGAGGCCGGCCAGGGAATATCCCCTTGTCACT ccaaatgaagaaagaaacttACTTGAAGAAGCAAAAGGATTTGAGCCCTCTGGAATAATGACATCTCAG AAGAAGGCTGAAGAACCAGTTCCCTCTCCTAAACAAGAAGTGATGAAGACAGTTGTGCAGAATTCTGATAACCTTCCAGCAAGAGATCAAAAG ACACTGCTGGACTTGGAAGATGACTTAGATAACTTGGATCTGGAGGATATTGATACCACAGATATCAATCTGGATGAAGAGATCTTAGATGAGTGA